The Podospora pseudocomata strain CBS 415.72m chromosome 1 map unlocalized CBS415.72m_1, whole genome shotgun sequence genome has a segment encoding these proteins:
- the HIS4 gene encoding trifunctional histidinol dehydrogenase (COG:E; EggNog:ENOG503NURS; BUSCO:EOG09262E98), protein MESTLPLPFLISVNVPPGLGGEKEGLNREEVSCLGTVFFTVKPQTYEKIFRFLGRHNTEFQPFFDVTQLESRDDVVSLIDAGARKVFVRPEQLPDFAEFGSRVAPVVSGANPAQLTSATEHGLLVSDFDITAAETAQFVEEAKAKKIASFFVKPVADADLEKFIGVAAQVGAIPILPSTDVTSKEQAGKLAVPKILAASWKSDRADGLIPTVVVDEHDTALGLVYSSEESVGEALRTQTGVYQSRKRGLWYKGASSGDTQELVRISLDCDNDALKFVVRQKGRFCHLEQSGCFGDLKGIKKLEQTLVSRKRFAPQGSYTARLFSDEKLLRAKIMEEAEELCDAKTAEEVAFEAADLIYFAMARVVAAGVSLADVEKSLDAKSFKVKRRQGDAKGRWAEKEGIKTETNGAAPPAPAPVKEEPKKDERILMKVLDAGEVTTQELDAALKRPSQKSADAIMKIIVPIIDDVRKNGDKALLSYTHKFERATSLTSPVLKAPFPESMMQLPAETIRAIDVSFENIKKFHAAQKDEKPLQVETMPGVVCSRFSRPIEAVGLYVPGGTAVLPSTALMLGVPAMVAGCQKIVIASPPRSDGSITPEIVYVAHKVGAESIVLAGGAQAVAAMAYGTESVTKVDKILGPGNQFVTAAKMYVSNDTNAGVGIDMPAGPSEVLVVADKDANPAFVASDLLSQAEHGVDSQVILIAIDLTDAQLAAIEDEVHNQAMALPRVDIVRGSIAHSLTVKVKTVEEAMEISNRYAPEHLILQIKDAEKAVEKVMNAGSVFIGEWTPESVGDYSAGVNHSLPTYGFAKQYSGVNLASFVKHITSSNLTAEGLRNVGGSVMQLAKVEELEAHRRAVEIRLEHMNKA, encoded by the exons ATGGAGTCGACGCTTCCTCTGCCGTTCCTCATCAGCGTCAATGTCCCGCCGGGGCTcggaggagagaaggaggggctCAACCGCGAGGAAGTCTCATGTCTGGGAACTGTCTTCTTTACCGTGAAGCCGCAGACATATGAGAAGATTTTCCGTTTCCTCGGCCGCCACAACACCGAATTCCAGCCCTTTTTCGACGTGACACAGCTCGAGTCCCGCGATGATGTCGTTTCTCTTATCGACGCTGGCGCTCGCAAGGTGTTTGTCCGCCCTGAACAGCTTCCCGATTTCGCCGAGTTTGGCTCCCGAGTAGCCCCTGTTGTGTCTGGCGCCAACCCGGCGCAATTGACTTCTGCCACTGAGCACGGCCTTCTCGTTTCCGACTTTGATATCACCGCTGCCGAGACTGCGCAGTTTGTCGAGGAGGCTAAGGCGAAGAAAATCGCTTCTTTCTTTGTCAAGCCTGTCGCTGATGCTGACCTCGAAAAGTTCATCGGTGTTGCGGCACAGGTTGGCGCTATTCCTATTCTTCCCTCGACTGATGTAACCAGCAAGGAGCAGGCCGGAAAGCTTGCTGTTCCTAAGATTCTTGCTGCTTCGTGGAAGTCAGACCGTGCCGATGGCTTGATTCCTAccgtggtggttgatgagcaTGACACTGCTCTTGGCTTGGTGTACAGCAGCGAGGAGAGTGTTGGTGAGGCTCTCAGGACACAGACTGGTGTTTACCAGAGCCGGAAGCGTGGGTTGTGGTACAAGGGTGCTTCTTCTGGGGACACTCAGGAGCTTGTGCGGATATCTCTGGATTGCGACAATGATGCGCTCAAGTTTGTGGTGCGGCAAAAGGGGCGGTTCTGTCACTTGGAGCAGTctggctgctttggcgaTTTGAAGGGtatcaagaagctggagcagACTCTTGTCTCAAGGAAGCGGTTTGCGCCACAAGGCTCATACACTGCTCGTCTCTTCTCTGATGAGAAGCTGTTGAGGGCGAAGAtcatggaggaggctgaggagcttTGTGATGCCAAAaccgccgaggaggttgcTTTCGAGGCCGCGGATCTCATCTACTTTGCCATGGCGAGAGTTGTTGCCGCTGGTGTGTCTCTTGCTGACGTTGAAAAGAGCCTCGATGCCAAGAGCTTCAAGGTCAAGAGGAGACAGGGCGATGCCAAGGGCAGGTGGGCTGAAAAGGAGGGCATCAAGACAGAGACCAACGGAGCGgcgccaccagcaccagcgcCAGTAAAGGAGGAGCCCAAGAAGGACGAGAGGATTCTGATGAAGGTTCTCGATGCGGGTGAAGTCACCACACAAGAGCTCGATGCGGCCCTAAAGAGACCATCACAAAAATCGGCCGACGCCATCATGAAGATTATTGTGCCAATCATCGATGACGTACGGAAGAATGGCGACAAGGCACTTCTCTCATACACTCACAAGTTCGAAAGGGCGACATCTTTGACCTCTCCAGTACTCAAGGCGCCGTTCCCCGAGTCCATGATGCAGCTTCCCGCGGAGACCATCAGGGCCATCGACGTGTCATTCGAGAACATCAAGAAGTTCCACGCCGCTCAAAAAGACGAGAAGCCGTTGCAGGTCGAGACCATGCCCGGCGTTGTCTGCAGCCGTTTCTCTCGCCCTATCGAAGCCGTCGGCCTTTACGTGCCCGGTGGTACCGCCGTTCTGCCCAGCACCGCGCTCATGCTTGGTGTACCGGCTATGGTAGCCGGCTGCCAAAAGATTGTCATTGCCTCGCCGCCTCGCTCCGACGGCAGCATCACCCCTGAGATTGTTTACGTCGCCCACAAGGTTGGCGCTGAGTCGATTGTCCTCGCTGGTGGTGCccaggctgttgctgccatgGCTTATGGCACTGAGAGCGTGACCAAGGTTGACAAGATTCTCGGCCCTGGTAACCAGTTCGTCACAGCGGCCAAGATGTACGTCAGCAATGACACCAACGCCGGCGTCGGTATTGACATGCCCGCCGGTCCTTCCGAGGTCTTGGTTGTTGCCGACAAGGACGCCAACCCAGCATTTGTCGCCTCTGATCTCTTGTCCCAAGCTGAGCACGGCGTCGACAGCCAGGTCATTCTCATTGCTATTGACCTGACTGATGCCCAGCTCGCTGCTATTGAAGATGAGGTTCACAACCAGGCCATGGCCCTCCCGCGTGTGGACATTGTCCGGGGGTCTATTGCCCACTCGCTGActgtcaaggtcaagactgtggaggaggcgatggagaTCAGCAACAGGTATGCGCCTGAGCACTTGATTCTTCAGATCAAGGACGCGgagaaggcggtggagaaggtgatgAATGCGGGGAGTGTGTTTATTGGGGAGTGGACGCCTGAGAGCGTGGGTGATTACTCGGCTGGTGTTAACCACTCTTTGC CTACTTATGGCTTCGCCAAGCAATACTCTGGCGTGAATCTCGCCTCGTTTGTCAAGCACATTACCAGCTCTAACCTGACGGCTGAGGGGCTGAGGAATGTGGGAGGGTCGGTGATGCAGTTGGCTAAggttgaggagctggaggctcACAGACGGGCGGTGGAGATTCGGTTGGAGCATATGAACAAGGCTTGA
- the TAF9 gene encoding Transcription initiation factor TFIID subunit 9 (BUSCO:EOG092650VI; EggNog:ENOG503P2T1; COG:K) yields the protein MSTTAAPQPNGHPPGSQSQTLTTTTNPPQPPPPPPLNNNTNPQSNPTAPRPRESRTIELLLLAQGVTTFEPRVPLLLLDFAYRHTSSVLSDALHLSADPYTSHAGARPSASSGAAPVNVGDAAITSNAVQLAIASRLAYQFRGGAAGGTSKDWLLDMAKERNKIALPRVPASEWGLRLPGEKFVLSGTGWGLRDVWAGQEALEESDEESEEGDMEMEDVVLGGGTTQEKEEDVGGDGVEGGTMGDVFGDEAEDEEMGEA from the coding sequence AtgtcaaccacagcagccccccaacccaacggCCATCCCCCCGGctcccaatcccaaaccctcaccaccaccaccaacccaccccaaccccctcctccccctcccctcaacaacaacaccaacccccaatccaaccccaccgccccccgcccccgcgaGTCCCGCACAatcgagctcctcctcctagcCCAAGGCGTCACAACCTTCGAACCCCgcgtccccctcctcctcctagACTTCGCATACCGGcacacctcctccgtcctctccgacgccctccacctctccgcAGACCCTTACACCTCCCACGCCGGCGCCcgcccctccgcctcctccggcgCGGCCCCCGTTAATGTAGGGGACGCAGCCATAACCTCCAACGCCGTCCAGCTCGCCATCGCATCCCGCCTCGCCTACCAATTCCGGGGTGGCGCCGCCGGTGGGACGAGTAAAGACTGGTTGCTCGACATGGCCAAAGAACGAAACAAAATCGCCTTACCTAGGGTTCCGGCGAGTGAATGGGGTTTGAGGCTTCCAGGGGAGAAGTTTGTCTTGTCTGGgacggggtgggggttgagggatgTTTGGGCTGGGcaggaggcgttggaggagtcggatgaggagagtgaggagggggatatggagatggaggatgtggttttgggaggggggacaacacaggaaaaggaggaggatgtagggggggatggggtggaggggggcaCGATGGGGGATGTTTTTGGGGATGaggcggaggatgaggagatgggggaggctTGA